The following nucleotide sequence is from Synergistaceae bacterium.
CCGCCGCCTCGCAGCCCCAGCGGGTAGCCGCTGCCGTCCACGCGTTCATGGTGGGACCTCGCTATGATTTCGGCGTACTGCAGATAGCTCTGAGTCGGCATTCGGGCGTACATATTGGCCAGAATATCCGCGCCGATGACCGCGTGGGTTTTCATGACCTCGAACTCCTCGCGGGTCAGCCGCGCCGGTTTCAGGAGGATGCGGTCGCTGATGGCGATTTTGCCGATATCGTGAAGCGGCGCGGCCCGGGCCATTATCTCCAGTCCGGCCTCCGAAAGTTCGTCGGAAAACAGCCCCATTTTCAACAGCTCCCGACCCAGCATCCAGACGTATTTACCCGTGCGGATGACGTGCCCTCCCGTGTTTTCGTCCCGATATTCGATCATTTCCGCGAAGGAAAGGGCGTAGCTGTCCGATATTTCCCGGACGGTATTTTCCAGGTTCGTCTGATACTCCGCGAAACGCAGGTGCAGGTCCACGCGGTGGAACAGAATTTCCCTGTCCACCGACTTCACGATGAAATCTCTCGCGCCCAGGCGGAGGCCCCGGTCTTCCGTTTCGCTGTCCTCGCTGGAGGTCAGGAAAATAACCGGAATGCTGCTGAGCCAGGGGTTGCTCCTGAGCCGGGAGAGAACCTCGAATCCATCCATGTCGGGCATCGCGATGTCCAGAAGGATCAGGTCCGGCCGGTAGCGGGTGCAGATCTGGAGGGCGATGGCTCCGGATCTCGCCGCCATCACGTCGTACACCGGCGAGAGCTGCGCGTTCATCTGCTCCAGGCAGGCGATGCTGTCGTCGACCACCAGCACCCGTTTCATGAGAACGCCCCCTGAGGATTCAGGAGCGACGGCACGCTGATTTTCAATGTGGCGAACGTTTCAAAATGTTGGTCAAACACGTCCGCCACCCGCGGGTCGAACTCCGTCCCCCGGCCTCTCCGGATGATTTCACGCACCGCCTCCGGCTCCATGGCCGGGCGGTACACCCGATCCGTCACGCAGGCGTCGTACACGTTCACCACGGAGAGAATTCTGCAGCACAGGGGAATTTCGTCCCCAACAAGCCCGCGGGGATAGCCCCGTCCGTCGTAACGCTCGTGGTGTCCCCCCGCCATAACTTCCGCGTATTTCAGGTCCACCCGCTCGGAAAGAGTGCGTTCGTACAGGTTTTGCAGAAATTTTTCGCCTATGATCGTGTGACGCTTCGCCCTTTCGTATTCTTCCTTCGTCAGGGCCCCGGGTTTCAGAAGAATCGTATCGCTTATTCCTATTTTCCCAATATCGTGAAAAGACGCGGCCCGGGTCATGGAGCGGATCGCTTCTTCTCCCAGCTCGCCGGCGTACACCCCGGATTCCCGCATTACACGAGCCAGAATTTCCAGATATTTGCAGGTACGCAGAATATGGCCTCCCGCGTCTCCGTCCCGACACGCCACCAGCTCCGCGAAGGCCACGGTGACGTTGTCCTTCAGGTTTTGGATCGAGTCCGTCAGGTGCGACTGGTATTCGGCAAACCGCAGATGGAGCTCGATTCTGTGGTAAAGGATGTTTTTCCTCACGGGTTTTGTGATGAAATCCACCACCCCCGACTGAAGAGCCCGAATTTCGGTCTCCGAATCGCCGCTGCCCGTCAGAAAGATGACGGGAATCCGGGAGGTTTCCGGGTTCGCCTTCAGCCTGGCCAGAACCTCGAATCCGTCCATTCCGGGCATATCCACGTCCAGAAGAACGAGGTCCGGCTTTTCCTTTTCGCAGATCGCGATCCCCACCTCGCCCGATTTCGCCAGCAGCACGTCGAAACGGTCGCCCAGATGAACGCCGATCTGCTGAAGACTCGCCAGACTGTCGTCCACAGCCAATATTCTCTCCATTATACGTGCCATTTTATCCGTGCAGGCTCCTTTATATTTTTGGCATCAGCCGTCCTGCTTCACCTGTCCTGCTCCAGTTCACGCCTCAGCCTTTCGACAATCGCGTCGTACTCCAGGTTGTCCAGCCGTTCCCGCAGCCAGGGGATGAGGTCCGAACCGGACTCGTACTCATAGCGCCGGAGCTCCTCCATCAGGTCCTCCAGCGCTCCCCCCCGGTAGTGTTCGGCGGCGCTTCGAATTTTCTCCAGAAGGGCTCTGTCGGGCTTTTGCGCCCGCTCCTTCGGCCCGTTCTCCCGAAAGGCCCGGGAAAGCAGGGCGTTCAGCCCCGCAAGCAGCGACTCCGCGGCCTCAATGGTTTTCCCGTTTTCCGCGAGAACCGCTGCAAGATCCCCTTTTTTCGCCGCCCGCTCCAGTCTCGCCGCCATCTGCCCCACCGCCTTCGCCTCAGCGCCGAAACTGCTTCCCTTCAGGCCATGAGCCGCCACGCCGTATTCCGCCAGCTTTCCGCCCTCCACCCGACGCATCTGCTCGATAAAAGCAGGAGTATGTATCGCGTAAGAGCGCAGAACCCGCAAATAAGCGGCCTCGCTCCCGTAGCGCGAGAGCC
It contains:
- a CDS encoding response regulator — protein: MKRVLVVDDSIACLEQMNAQLSPVYDVMAARSGAIALQICTRYRPDLILLDIAMPDMDGFEVLSRLRSNPWLSSIPVIFLTSSEDSETEDRGLRLGARDFIVKSVDREILFHRVDLHLRFAEYQTNLENTVREISDSYALSFAEMIEYRDENTGGHVIRTGKYVWMLGRELLKMGLFSDELSEAGLEIMARAAPLHDIGKIAISDRILLKPARLTREEFEVMKTHAVIGADILANMYARMPTQSYLQYAEIIARSHHERVDGSGYPLGLRGGGIPLAGRIMALVDTYDALVEDRVYRRGMSHAEACRIILKGKGVLFDSDVVDAFEIIRGNMETEGRRWRSAGNTGSEIN
- a CDS encoding response regulator; translated protein: MARIMERILAVDDSLASLQQIGVHLGDRFDVLLAKSGEVGIAICEKEKPDLVLLDVDMPGMDGFEVLARLKANPETSRIPVIFLTGSGDSETEIRALQSGVVDFITKPVRKNILYHRIELHLRFAEYQSHLTDSIQNLKDNVTVAFAELVACRDGDAGGHILRTCKYLEILARVMRESGVYAGELGEEAIRSMTRAASFHDIGKIGISDTILLKPGALTKEEYERAKRHTIIGEKFLQNLYERTLSERVDLKYAEVMAGGHHERYDGRGYPRGLVGDEIPLCCRILSVVNVYDACVTDRVYRPAMEPEAVREIIRRGRGTEFDPRVADVFDQHFETFATLKISVPSLLNPQGAFS